One genomic segment of Ctenopharyngodon idella isolate HZGC_01 chromosome 7, HZGC01, whole genome shotgun sequence includes these proteins:
- the orc6 gene encoding origin recognition complex subunit 6: MDKELFRKLASKIGITAVKVLSQAEEYMRLSQVKCVGLGSVTATSKALICLELAATSMKFPVDKEYAIKLSGLSPKVYSSNLKAMECMLGLQSNLGLRDLAVQYGCLEAVKVASQILQRYETSLPAAQQQDLDLSKPLFTTAALYAACKCMKIRTDRKLASSSGAKKGIFDRLCTQFQKFGQEISNEASSLEKPVKTAQKRQKTLTEMLETEEDDGKPATSPKQERVEKTEEEETQHYEEWKRKILENALKAKAVDS, from the exons ATGGATAAAGAGTTATTTCGTAAGCTAGCTTCAAAGATCGGGATAACAGCTGTTAAAGTATTGAG TCAAGCAGAAGAGTACATGCGATTATCCCAAGTGAAATGTGTTGGACTGGGTTCTGTGACAGCCACCAGCAAGGCCCTTATTTGCCTTGAGTTGGCAGCGACTTCAATGAAATTTCCTGTAGACAAG GAGTATGCCATCAAACTATCTGGACTGAGTCCTAAGGTTTACTCCAGCAATTTGAAGGCTATGGAGTGCATGCTGGGCCTGCAGTCAAACCTGGGTCTCAGAGATCTTGCAGTGCAGTATGGGTGTTTGGAAGCAGTTAAAGTGGCCTCTCAGATCCTTCAACG gTATGAGACCAGTTTGCCCGCTGCTCAGCAACAAGACCTTGACCTGTCTAAACCTCTCTTTACCACAGCAGCTCTATATGCAGCATGCAA GTGCATGAAAATCAGAACTGACAGGAAATTAGCCTCTTCATCTGGAGCAAAGAAGGGCATCTTTGACCGGCTATGCACACAGTTTCAGAAATTTGGACAGGAGATCAGCA ATGAGGCTTCATCTTTGGAGAAACCAGTCAAAACTGCTCAAAAGAGGCAGAAGACTCTCACTGAAATGCTAGAAACGGAAGAAGATG ATGGGAAGCCTGCAACATCTCCTAAGCAAGAGCGAGTTGAAAAGACAGAGGAGGAAGAGACACAACATTATGAGGAGTGGAAAagaaaaatccttgaaaatgcattaaaagcGAAGGCTGTAGATTCTTGA